A DNA window from Hydrogenophaga taeniospiralis contains the following coding sequences:
- a CDS encoding LysE family translocator, with protein MSASELTALLLFCTAMSFSPGPNTTLSTALAANLGLRRAMRFCLAVPAGWTLLMLATGLGLGALITGVPALRWGVTLFGVVYMLWLAWKLAGAGQLSQVDASRLNVGFWQGVGLQFLNIKAWMLALTLTAGWVVNAAGQPSDNPGQRLAIICGVMVGFAFSSNFLYALVGSLLRQWLAQGRRLLWFNRVLALVLVATALWMLMVGTQQGGTP; from the coding sequence ATGAGCGCCTCCGAGCTGACCGCCCTGCTGCTGTTTTGCACCGCGATGAGTTTTTCGCCGGGGCCGAACACGACGCTGTCCACGGCGCTGGCGGCCAACCTGGGCCTGCGGCGCGCCATGCGCTTTTGCCTGGCGGTGCCCGCGGGCTGGACCCTGCTGATGCTGGCCACCGGCCTGGGGCTGGGCGCGCTGATCACCGGCGTGCCCGCGCTGCGCTGGGGCGTCACGCTGTTTGGTGTGGTCTACATGCTGTGGCTGGCCTGGAAGCTGGCGGGCGCGGGGCAGCTGTCCCAGGTGGACGCGTCGCGCCTGAACGTGGGCTTCTGGCAGGGCGTGGGCCTGCAGTTCCTCAACATCAAGGCCTGGATGCTGGCGCTCACGCTCACCGCGGGCTGGGTCGTCAACGCGGCCGGGCAGCCCTCGGACAACCCGGGGCAACGCCTGGCCATCATCTGCGGGGTGATGGTGGGATTCGCCTTCAGCAGCAATTTCCTCTACGCCCTGGTGGGCTCGCTGCTGCGCCAGTGGTTGGCGCAGGGCCGGCGCCTGCTGTGGTTCAACCGCGTGCTGGCCCTGGTGCTGGTGGCCACGGCCCTGTGGATGCTGATGGTGGGAACGCAACAAGGAGGCACCCCATGA
- a CDS encoding DMT family transporter, whose translation MTAAKEKEALLWGLVGITLFAATLPMTRLAVGSAEAPQLSPWFVTFGRAAVAGVLSMLYLLWQHTRGQLKVPRKAEWPLVGVTAFGVIVGFPLFLALALRHVPSTHGAVVTALLPLSTAVLGALWFRQRPSNGFWACAVLGSGLVLAYMVWRAGGLYLGAANIYLVIAMTTGAFGYIGGARLTPRLGAEQVICWVLMCSLPLTLPMAWLFAPADVSAIAAISWWGFVYVALFSMWIGFFAWYRALALGAVRVSQIQLVQPFLSLLFAVPLVGERLDGVTLAFALAVIATVYAGKKMPVHQKVPA comes from the coding sequence ATGACCGCCGCCAAGGAAAAAGAAGCCCTGCTCTGGGGCCTGGTGGGCATCACCCTGTTTGCCGCCACGCTGCCGATGACGCGGCTGGCCGTGGGCAGCGCCGAGGCGCCACAGCTCTCGCCCTGGTTCGTCACCTTCGGGCGCGCGGCGGTGGCCGGGGTGTTGTCCATGCTCTATCTGCTGTGGCAACACACCCGAGGGCAGCTCAAGGTGCCCCGGAAAGCCGAGTGGCCGCTGGTGGGCGTGACCGCGTTTGGCGTGATCGTGGGCTTTCCGCTGTTTCTGGCACTGGCGCTGCGGCACGTGCCCAGCACCCATGGCGCGGTGGTCACGGCGCTGCTGCCCCTGTCCACCGCGGTGCTGGGCGCGCTGTGGTTCCGCCAGCGCCCCTCCAACGGTTTCTGGGCCTGCGCGGTGCTGGGCAGCGGCCTGGTGCTGGCCTACATGGTGTGGCGCGCGGGCGGCCTCTACCTGGGCGCGGCCAACATCTACCTCGTCATCGCCATGACCACGGGCGCCTTCGGCTACATCGGCGGCGCGCGCCTCACGCCGCGGCTGGGCGCCGAGCAGGTGATCTGCTGGGTGCTCATGTGCAGCCTGCCGCTCACCCTTCCGATGGCCTGGTTGTTTGCGCCGGCCGACGTCTCGGCCATTGCGGCCATCAGCTGGTGGGGCTTCGTCTATGTGGCGCTGTTCTCCATGTGGATCGGTTTCTTTGCCTGGTACCGCGCGCTGGCGCTCGGCGCGGTGCGCGTGAGCCAGATCCAGCTGGTGCAGCCGTTCCTGAGCCTGCTGTTTGCCGTTCCGCTGGTCGGCGAGCGGCTGGACGGGGTGACGCTGGCCTTCGCCCTGGCGGTGATCGCCACCGTCTACGCCGGGAAAAAGATGCCCGTGCACCAGAAAGTTCCCGCATGA
- a CDS encoding DHCW motif cupin fold protein: MQLHHIPFGTTDWRSLPREEKSAQAGQAYWRTLQLGDVRVRMVEYTPGYVSDHWCTKGHILLCLSGELHTELKDGRRFTLTPGMSYQVADNAEPHRSTAPQGATLFIVD, translated from the coding sequence ATGCAGCTGCACCACATCCCTTTTGGCACCACCGACTGGCGTTCCCTGCCGCGCGAAGAGAAAAGCGCCCAGGCCGGCCAGGCCTACTGGCGCACCCTGCAGCTGGGCGACGTGCGCGTGCGCATGGTCGAATACACCCCCGGCTACGTCTCGGACCACTGGTGCACCAAGGGCCACATCCTGCTGTGCCTGAGCGGCGAGCTGCACACCGAGCTGAAAGACGGCCGCCGCTTCACGCTGACACCTGGCATGAGCTACCAGGTGGCCGACAACGCCGAGCCGCACCGATCCACCGCGCCGCAGGGCGCCACCCTTTTCATTGTTGATTGA
- a CDS encoding PLP-dependent aminotransferase family protein: MKPNDLPMANPWTLARRAERMNPSVIREILKVTEKPGIISFAGGLPSPKTFPVDAFAAACAQVLGTDGRAALQYAASEGYAPLRELIAAQLPWDVDPAQVLITTGSQQGLDLVAKVLIDAGSRVLVETPTYLGALQAFAPMEPEVESVASDAEGVDVDDLERKAGRGAERARFLYVLPNFQNPTGRSMSEARRQALVERAAAIGLPLVEDNPYGDLWFDQPPPLPLTARNPEGCIYLGSFSKVLAPGLRLGYVVAPKAIMPKLLQAKQAADLHSPSFNQRMVAEVLKDGFLERHVPTIRALYKRQCAAMLDALKTEMAGLNVQWNSPDGGMFLWVRLPEGMNAVELLPKAVDKGVAFVPGAAFYASEPDPRALRLSFVTASVEQIHIGVAALAQAIREQQQPG, encoded by the coding sequence ATGAAACCCAACGATCTGCCCATGGCCAACCCCTGGACCCTCGCGCGCCGCGCCGAGCGCATGAACCCCTCGGTGATCCGCGAAATCCTCAAGGTCACCGAGAAGCCCGGCATCATCAGCTTCGCGGGCGGCCTGCCTTCGCCCAAGACCTTCCCGGTGGACGCCTTTGCCGCGGCCTGCGCTCAGGTGCTGGGCACCGACGGACGCGCCGCCCTGCAATACGCGGCCAGCGAAGGCTATGCGCCACTGCGCGAATTGATCGCGGCCCAGTTGCCCTGGGACGTGGACCCGGCGCAGGTGCTCATCACCACCGGCAGCCAGCAGGGCCTGGACCTGGTGGCCAAGGTGCTGATCGACGCCGGCAGCCGCGTGCTGGTGGAGACGCCGACCTACCTGGGCGCGCTGCAGGCCTTCGCCCCGATGGAGCCCGAGGTGGAGAGCGTGGCCAGCGACGCCGAGGGGGTGGACGTGGACGACCTCGAACGCAAAGCCGGCCGCGGCGCCGAGCGCGCCCGCTTCCTCTACGTGCTGCCCAATTTCCAGAACCCCACCGGCCGCAGCATGAGCGAGGCGCGGCGCCAGGCGCTGGTGGAGCGCGCGGCGGCCATCGGCCTGCCGCTGGTGGAAGACAACCCCTACGGCGACCTCTGGTTCGACCAGCCGCCGCCCCTGCCGCTGACCGCGCGCAACCCCGAAGGCTGCATCTACCTGGGCTCGTTCTCCAAGGTGCTGGCACCCGGCCTGCGGCTCGGTTATGTGGTCGCACCCAAGGCCATCATGCCGAAGCTCCTGCAGGCCAAGCAGGCGGCCGATCTGCACAGCCCCAGCTTCAACCAGCGCATGGTGGCCGAGGTGCTGAAAGACGGTTTCCTGGAGCGCCACGTGCCCACCATCCGCGCGCTCTACAAGCGCCAGTGCGCCGCGATGCTCGACGCACTGAAAACCGAGATGGCCGGCCTGAACGTGCAGTGGAACTCACCCGACGGCGGGATGTTCCTCTGGGTGCGCCTGCCCGAGGGCATGAACGCGGTGGAACTGCTGCCCAAGGCGGTGGACAAGGGCGTGGCCTTCGTGCCCGGCGCCGCGTTCTACGCGAGCGAACCGGACCCGCGCGCGCTGCGCCTGTCGTTCGTCACCGCCAGCGTGGAGCAGATCCACATCGGCGTTGCCGCGCTGGCCCAGGCGATCCGGGAACAACAGCAACCGGGCTGA
- a CDS encoding glutathione S-transferase family protein, translating to MLRIWGRLSSINVRKVVLCAQVLGLEFERIDAGLSFGVVNTPDYRARNPNGLVPLLQDGDFTLWESNVIVRYLCCREGSALYPLDLRQRFNAERWMDWQQTTLNPAGSPGFKQWIRTPDAQRDPKVIAASVAATEPLFQQLDDHLARHAFMAGDALTMADIPIACEVHRWWGLPQPRPAWPHLQRWYAQWLAHPGSRGVLDQPLS from the coding sequence ATGCTGCGCATCTGGGGCCGCCTGAGTTCGATCAACGTGCGCAAGGTGGTGCTGTGCGCGCAGGTGCTGGGGCTGGAATTCGAGCGCATCGACGCGGGCCTGAGCTTTGGCGTCGTGAACACGCCGGACTACCGTGCCCGCAACCCCAACGGCCTGGTACCGCTGCTGCAGGACGGCGACTTCACGCTCTGGGAGTCGAACGTGATCGTGCGCTACCTGTGTTGCCGCGAAGGTTCGGCCCTGTACCCGCTGGACCTGCGGCAGCGCTTCAACGCCGAGCGCTGGATGGACTGGCAGCAGACCACGCTCAATCCGGCGGGCAGCCCCGGCTTCAAGCAGTGGATACGCACGCCGGACGCCCAACGCGACCCGAAGGTGATCGCCGCCTCGGTGGCCGCCACCGAACCGCTGTTCCAGCAACTCGACGACCACCTCGCCCGCCACGCCTTCATGGCGGGCGACGCGCTCACCATGGCCGACATCCCCATCGCCTGCGAAGTGCACCGCTGGTGGGGCCTGCCGCAGCCGCGCCCGGCCTGGCCGCACCTTCAACGCTGGTACGCGCAGTGGCTGGCCCACCCGGGCAGCCGAGGCGTGCTGGACCAGCCTTTGTCCTGA
- a CDS encoding PhzF family phenazine biosynthesis protein: protein MQQRPFKQVDVFTTTPYRGNPLGVVLDGTGLSAAEMQHFTNWTNLSECSFLLPPTPEGAAAGADYRVRIFCPGRELPFAGHPTLGSCHAWLEAGGVPRSEHVVQECGVGLVKLRRGESALPRGAATREAAQRGGDALLAFAAPPLIKSGPLDEADVQLIARGLGVARSDVTAHAWCDNGPNWRGVMLQSAEQVLALQPDGAVLAGLDIGVVGPHPAGSDTAYEVRAFFPGNQGLAEDPVTGSLNAALAQWLIGTGLAPERYVAAQGTAMAREGRVHIERDASGSIWVGGASVTCIDGRVTL from the coding sequence ATGCAGCAACGCCCGTTCAAACAGGTGGACGTGTTCACCACCACCCCCTACCGCGGCAACCCGCTGGGCGTGGTGCTCGATGGCACCGGCCTGTCGGCCGCCGAGATGCAGCATTTCACGAACTGGACCAACCTCTCGGAATGCAGCTTCCTGCTGCCGCCCACTCCCGAGGGCGCGGCTGCCGGCGCGGACTACCGCGTGCGCATCTTCTGCCCGGGCCGGGAACTGCCGTTCGCCGGCCACCCCACGCTGGGCAGCTGCCACGCCTGGCTGGAGGCGGGCGGCGTGCCACGCTCCGAACACGTGGTGCAGGAATGCGGCGTGGGCCTGGTGAAGCTTCGCCGGGGTGAAAGCGCGCTCCCTCGAGGAGCAGCGACCCGCGAAGCGGCGCAGCGTGGGGGCGATGCCCTGCTCGCGTTCGCTGCGCCACCGCTGATCAAGAGCGGTCCGTTGGATGAAGCCGATGTACAACTCATCGCGCGTGGCCTGGGCGTGGCGCGCAGCGACGTCACCGCCCACGCCTGGTGCGACAACGGACCCAACTGGCGCGGCGTGATGCTGCAGAGCGCCGAGCAAGTGCTGGCGCTCCAGCCCGATGGCGCGGTGCTGGCGGGGCTGGACATCGGCGTGGTCGGGCCCCACCCGGCGGGCAGCGACACCGCGTACGAAGTGCGCGCCTTCTTCCCCGGCAACCAGGGCCTGGCCGAGGACCCGGTCACCGGCAGCCTGAACGCCGCGCTCGCGCAGTGGCTGATCGGCACCGGCCTGGCGCCCGAACGCTACGTGGCCGCGCAAGGCACGGCGATGGCGCGCGAGGGCCGCGTGCACATCGAGCGCGACGCCAGCGGCAGCATCTGGGTCGGTGGCGCATCCGTCACCTGCATCGACGGGCGCGTGACGCTGTGA
- a CDS encoding VOC family protein, whose product MSVIPGAQIDHLVVAARTLDDGVAWCEATLGVTPGPGGEHPLYGTHNRLLRLACASAPRAYLEIIAINPRATPTRPTGHARWFDLDDPALQHRLAQHGPQLVHWVASVPDIEAAHARLLALGIQRGPVIGASRPTPQGLLQWRITVREDGQRLFDGALPTLIQWGDTHPAASMPHSGLTLQALTLSHPEAARLQQALAAIGLDGVAVAPGPAALSARLNTPLGPRTPCSIP is encoded by the coding sequence GTGAGCGTGATCCCGGGCGCCCAGATCGACCACCTGGTGGTGGCCGCGCGCACGCTGGACGACGGCGTGGCCTGGTGCGAGGCCACGCTGGGCGTGACGCCCGGGCCGGGTGGAGAGCACCCGCTCTACGGCACGCACAACCGCCTGCTGCGGCTGGCCTGCGCGAGCGCGCCACGCGCCTACCTGGAGATCATCGCGATCAACCCGCGGGCCACGCCCACGCGCCCGACCGGGCACGCGCGCTGGTTCGACCTGGACGACCCGGCCCTGCAACACCGGCTGGCGCAACACGGGCCGCAGCTGGTGCACTGGGTCGCCAGCGTGCCCGACATCGAAGCGGCCCACGCCCGCCTGCTGGCGCTCGGCATCCAGCGTGGCCCGGTGATCGGCGCCTCGCGCCCCACGCCGCAGGGCCTGCTGCAATGGCGCATCACCGTGCGCGAGGACGGCCAGCGCCTGTTCGACGGTGCCTTGCCCACGCTGATCCAGTGGGGCGACACGCACCCGGCCGCGTCCATGCCACACAGCGGCCTGACGCTGCAGGCCCTCACCCTCTCCCACCCCGAAGCGGCCCGGTTGCAGCAGGCCTTGGCCGCGATCGGCCTGGACGGCGTGGCCGTGGCGCCGGGCCCGGCCGCGCTCAGCGCACGGCTCAACACACCCCTGGGTCCGCGCACACCGTGCTCGATCCCCTGA
- a CDS encoding threonine dehydratase has protein sequence MPHTLPTLADIEAAAQVVYREFPATPQYRWATLSQRLGADCWVKHENHTPVGAFKIRGGLTYFDRLKQRGEMPREVISATRGNHGQSIGWAARAHGVACSIVVPHGNSLEKNAVMRALGVNLIEHGADFQESREHAVRLAAERGAHMVPSFHKDLLRGVSTYWWEFFKAVPRLDVVYVPIGQGSGACSAIAARRALGHGARIVGVVSAHATTYADSIAAGRVVEAPVTTELADGMACRVADPEALAVLAPHLDHIVRVTDDEVAAAMRTLFADTHNLAEGAGAAAFAAAWQEKQTLQGLSVGVSLSGGNVDSAMFAKVLASTN, from the coding sequence ATGCCCCACACCCTGCCCACCCTTGCCGACATCGAAGCCGCCGCCCAGGTGGTGTACCGCGAATTCCCGGCCACCCCGCAGTACCGCTGGGCCACGCTGAGCCAGCGCCTGGGCGCGGACTGCTGGGTCAAACACGAGAACCACACCCCGGTGGGCGCGTTCAAGATCCGTGGCGGCCTGACCTATTTCGATCGGCTGAAACAGCGCGGCGAAATGCCCCGCGAAGTGATCAGCGCCACGCGCGGCAACCACGGCCAGAGCATCGGCTGGGCGGCGCGCGCGCACGGCGTGGCCTGCAGCATCGTGGTGCCGCACGGCAACTCGCTGGAAAAGAACGCGGTCATGCGCGCCCTGGGTGTGAACCTGATCGAACACGGCGCCGACTTCCAGGAAAGCCGCGAGCACGCCGTGCGGCTGGCCGCCGAACGCGGCGCGCACATGGTGCCGAGCTTCCACAAGGACCTGCTGCGCGGCGTGAGCACCTACTGGTGGGAGTTCTTCAAGGCCGTGCCGCGGCTCGACGTGGTCTACGTGCCCATCGGCCAGGGTTCGGGCGCGTGTTCGGCCATCGCCGCCCGGCGGGCGCTGGGGCACGGCGCGCGCATCGTCGGCGTGGTCAGCGCCCACGCCACCACCTATGCGGACTCCATCGCCGCGGGTCGTGTGGTCGAAGCCCCCGTGACCACCGAACTGGCCGACGGCATGGCCTGCCGCGTGGCCGACCCCGAGGCCCTGGCCGTGCTGGCGCCACACCTGGACCACATCGTGCGGGTGACGGACGACGAAGTGGCCGCCGCCATGCGCACGCTGTTCGCCGACACGCACAACCTGGCCGAAGGCGCCGGCGCCGCAGCCTTCGCGGCCGCGTGGCAGGAAAAACAAACCCTCCAGGGCCTGAGCGTGGGCGTGAGCCTGAGCGGTGGCAATGTGGACAGCGCCATGTTCGCCAAGGTTCTGGCCAGCACCAACTGA
- a CDS encoding PAS domain-containing sensor histidine kinase, which translates to MQLDLLTILALRLCVDGLATAAFFAQSRRHPSVGGPGWWTVSGLLAGLGSVGLGLRPDGPELLTFGVANTAFVASAAFLWIGLRSYLGQPYALRPVLAALLAVFVGNVLLTSVWDSMAARQTLFSVAGVVIAGVALHDIRRFDPIHRILELQVLRWVTWFKLVALIGLAVSVWFLPVSATGERTSPAVPVLLLATMIDVLLRLVIFSSLVTLRLQQQGDRARQVLQTREADSRALIENLSAGVMVFRPDQTLASVNSAARRFLGWSECDARSAMPEPLAPDWRLLREDGRPMPRHEVPFERVLATGQPVADVIMGMQSGDGAQTQWALCNAYPENDAIGGLRHVMFTFVDITSLRQAQWQQQALEQQLAQSQKMEALGTLAGGVAHDFNNILAAILGNADLARQDLPPGAPARESLHEISAAARRGRELVRQVLAFSRQQPMQRKPVCVGDILAESCSLLRAATPSQVQLVQCFATGTPDIQADPTQIGQVLLNLGTNAVHALKGQPGRIEFRVDTVPPGDPNLPAELARSSAISGVGAVRVMVTDDGCGMDAATRNRIFEPFFTTKAVGSGTGLGLPVVLGIVQAHGGAIQVDSVPGQGTTFMLYFPAAPHTEPAPKTPLAANGGAGLDGGTMAPEHRDDSEPPLPTSVETPAMADDLITAQRHILYLDDDDTLVFLVRRLLERRGYKVTTFTDQKQAIDAVRNEPAAFDLLMTDYNMPGMSGLDVARSVLALSPNLPVAVASGYITDELQAEAVAAGVREVVFKTDAVEAFCEVVARLVSPPRPA; encoded by the coding sequence ATGCAACTTGATCTGCTGACCATCCTGGCACTTCGGCTTTGCGTCGATGGGCTGGCAACCGCCGCATTTTTCGCCCAGTCGCGCCGCCACCCCTCCGTGGGCGGCCCGGGCTGGTGGACGGTCTCCGGGCTGTTGGCGGGTCTGGGTTCGGTGGGGCTGGGGTTGCGCCCCGATGGGCCCGAGCTGCTCACCTTCGGTGTGGCCAACACCGCGTTCGTCGCCAGCGCGGCGTTCTTGTGGATCGGGCTCCGCAGTTACCTGGGGCAACCCTACGCGCTGCGGCCGGTGCTGGCGGCGCTGCTGGCCGTGTTCGTGGGCAATGTGCTGCTGACCTCGGTCTGGGACTCGATGGCGGCGCGCCAGACCCTGTTTTCCGTGGCGGGGGTCGTGATCGCCGGCGTGGCCCTGCACGACATCCGCCGCTTCGACCCCATTCACCGCATCCTGGAACTGCAGGTGTTGCGCTGGGTCACCTGGTTCAAGCTCGTGGCGCTGATCGGGCTGGCGGTGAGCGTCTGGTTCCTGCCGGTCAGCGCCACCGGCGAACGCACCAGCCCGGCGGTGCCCGTGCTCTTGCTGGCCACCATGATCGACGTGCTGCTGCGCTTGGTGATCTTCAGTTCGCTGGTCACGCTGCGCCTGCAGCAGCAGGGGGACCGGGCGCGGCAGGTGCTGCAGACCCGCGAGGCCGACTCGCGCGCGCTGATCGAAAACCTGAGCGCCGGCGTGATGGTGTTCCGGCCCGACCAGACACTGGCCAGTGTCAACAGCGCGGCACGGCGCTTCCTGGGCTGGAGCGAGTGCGATGCCCGTTCGGCGATGCCCGAACCGCTGGCGCCCGACTGGCGCCTGCTGCGCGAAGACGGGCGACCGATGCCGCGCCACGAGGTGCCGTTTGAACGCGTGCTCGCCACCGGGCAACCCGTGGCCGACGTGATCATGGGCATGCAGTCGGGCGACGGCGCGCAGACCCAGTGGGCGCTGTGCAACGCCTACCCCGAAAACGACGCCATCGGCGGCCTGCGGCACGTGATGTTCACCTTCGTGGACATCACCTCGCTGCGCCAGGCGCAGTGGCAACAGCAGGCGCTCGAACAGCAACTGGCCCAGTCGCAGAAGATGGAAGCGCTGGGCACGCTCGCCGGGGGCGTGGCGCACGATTTCAACAACATCCTGGCCGCCATCCTGGGCAACGCCGACCTGGCGCGCCAGGACCTGCCGCCGGGCGCGCCGGCGCGCGAGAGCCTGCACGAGATCAGCGCCGCGGCCCGCCGGGGCCGTGAGCTGGTGCGCCAGGTGCTGGCCTTCAGCCGCCAGCAGCCGATGCAGCGCAAACCGGTCTGCGTGGGCGACATCCTGGCCGAGTCCTGCAGCCTGCTGCGGGCGGCCACGCCCTCGCAGGTGCAACTGGTGCAGTGCTTCGCCACCGGCACGCCGGACATCCAGGCCGACCCGACCCAGATCGGGCAGGTGCTGCTCAACCTGGGGACCAACGCGGTGCACGCCTTGAAGGGCCAACCCGGGCGCATCGAGTTCCGGGTCGACACCGTGCCCCCGGGCGACCCCAACCTGCCCGCCGAGCTGGCGCGCAGCAGCGCGATCAGCGGCGTGGGCGCCGTGCGCGTCATGGTGACGGACGACGGCTGCGGCATGGATGCGGCCACGCGCAACCGCATCTTCGAACCTTTCTTCACCACCAAGGCGGTGGGCAGCGGCACCGGGCTGGGGCTGCCGGTGGTGCTGGGCATCGTGCAGGCCCACGGCGGCGCGATCCAGGTGGACAGCGTGCCCGGCCAGGGCACCACCTTCATGCTGTACTTTCCGGCCGCACCGCACACCGAGCCGGCCCCGAAAACCCCCCTGGCCGCGAACGGCGGGGCGGGTCTGGATGGCGGCACAATGGCGCCAGAACACCGTGACGACAGCGAGCCGCCCTTACCAACTTCAGTGGAGACCCCCGCCATGGCCGACGACCTCATCACCGCCCAGCGCCACATCCTGTACCTGGATGACGACGACACGCTGGTGTTTCTGGTGCGCCGGCTGCTGGAGCGACGCGGCTACAAGGTGACGACCTTCACCGACCAGAAGCAGGCGATCGACGCGGTGCGCAACGAGCCCGCCGCCTTCGACCTCTTGATGACCGACTACAACATGCCCGGCATGTCGGGGCTGGACGTGGCCCGCTCGGTGCTGGCGCTCAGCCCGAACCTGCCGGTGGCCGTGGCCTCGGGCTACATCACCGACGAACTGCAGGCCGAGGCGGTGGCCGCCGGTGTGCGCGAGGTGGTGTTCAAGACCGACGCGGTCGAGGCGTTCTGCGAGGTGGTGGCACGGTTGGTGTCCCCCCCGCGCCCCGCCTGA
- a CDS encoding histidine phosphatase family protein, which translates to MGILYLVRHGQASFGADDYDRLSALGQRQSQRLGQYWAERGLRFDAVLTGTLRRHAQTWAGIAEGAGLGDAQALAWPGLNEYDSEAVIRAVLPRGGDTVLGDPHSPEGYRAHFRLLRDGLAQWMAGTVSPQGMPSYGDFVHGVTSALDHVRTHHHGQKVLIVSSGGPIATAVGHVLGLSPEGTIELNMRIRNSAVTEFQFSPKRHTLLTYNTLPHLDGSAYADWMTYA; encoded by the coding sequence ATGGGAATCCTCTACCTTGTGCGCCACGGCCAGGCCTCCTTTGGCGCCGACGACTACGACCGGCTCAGCGCGCTCGGCCAGCGGCAGAGCCAGCGGCTGGGCCAGTACTGGGCCGAACGCGGCCTGCGCTTTGACGCGGTGCTCACCGGCACGCTGCGGCGCCACGCGCAGACCTGGGCCGGCATCGCCGAAGGCGCCGGGCTGGGCGACGCCCAGGCGCTGGCCTGGCCCGGCCTGAACGAATACGACAGCGAGGCGGTGATCCGCGCCGTGTTGCCCCGCGGCGGGGACACGGTGCTGGGCGATCCGCACTCACCCGAGGGTTATCGCGCCCATTTCCGGCTGCTGCGCGACGGCCTGGCGCAGTGGATGGCGGGCACCGTGAGCCCGCAGGGCATGCCCAGCTACGGCGATTTCGTGCACGGCGTCACCAGCGCGCTCGACCATGTGCGCACGCACCACCACGGCCAGAAGGTGCTGATCGTCTCCAGCGGCGGGCCGATCGCCACGGCCGTGGGCCATGTGCTGGGCCTGAGCCCCGAGGGCACGATCGAGCTGAACATGCGCATCCGCAACAGCGCCGTGACCGAGTTCCAGTTCAGCCCGAAGCGCCACACCCTGCTGACCTACAACACTTTGCCGCACCTGGACGGCAGCGCGTACGCAGACTGGATGACGTATGCGTGA
- a CDS encoding creatininase family protein produces MKAQARHWSDLSTADFASLDKARAIAVLPVAATEQHGPHLPLSVDTDIVNGVIAAALPHLAPHLPALFLPTQAVGFSPEHTRFPGTLTLKAETVLRVWTEIGECVAASGVKKLVLFNAHGGQVGAMDLVARDLRARLGMLVYSVSWFNLPLTDAQGQDLNALFSAEEHRFGVHAGEIETSLMLALAPGRVRMDQAGYFRSSSQDRAQRFPILGNGRSAKLGWMMQDYNASGAVGNAGAASADKGRAVLDAAGRALAHLLGEIDRLPPDTLTERTAFD; encoded by the coding sequence ATGAAAGCCCAAGCCCGCCACTGGTCCGACCTGAGCACCGCCGACTTCGCTTCGCTCGACAAGGCGCGCGCCATCGCCGTGCTCCCGGTGGCCGCGACCGAGCAGCACGGCCCGCACCTGCCGCTGTCGGTGGACACCGACATCGTCAACGGTGTGATCGCCGCCGCGCTGCCGCACCTCGCACCCCATCTACCGGCGCTGTTCCTGCCCACCCAGGCGGTGGGTTTTTCGCCGGAGCACACACGTTTCCCCGGCACCCTCACGCTCAAGGCCGAGACCGTGCTGCGCGTGTGGACCGAGATCGGCGAGTGCGTGGCCGCCAGCGGGGTGAAAAAGCTGGTGCTGTTCAACGCCCACGGTGGTCAGGTGGGCGCGATGGACCTGGTGGCGCGCGACCTGCGCGCGCGGCTGGGCATGCTGGTCTACAGCGTGAGCTGGTTCAACCTGCCGCTGACCGACGCGCAGGGCCAGGACCTGAACGCACTCTTCAGCGCCGAAGAGCACCGCTTCGGCGTGCACGCCGGCGAGATCGAAACGTCGCTCATGCTGGCGCTTGCGCCCGGGCGGGTGCGCATGGACCAGGCCGGCTACTTCCGCTCCAGCTCGCAGGACCGTGCCCAGCGCTTCCCTATCCTGGGCAACGGCCGCAGCGCCAAGCTCGGCTGGATGATGCAGGACTACAACGCCAGCGGCGCGGTGGGCAACGCGGGCGCCGCCAGCGCCGACAAGGGCCGCGCGGTGCTCGATGCGGCAGGGCGCGCCCTGGCGCACCTGCTGGGTGAAATCGACCGCCTGCCGCCGGACACGCTCACCGAGCGCACGGCGTTTGATTGA